One Phocaeicola dorei genomic region harbors:
- a CDS encoding HAD family hydrolase translates to MNSTKSIAALFDFDGVVVDTEPQYSIFWNEQGRKYHPEIPEFGRMIKGQTLTQIYNKYFAGMEDVQREITEDLNKFEENMLFNYIPGVEGFMKELRANGVKIAIVTSSNEMKMNNAYKAHPELKQSVDRILTAEMFTRSKPDPECFLLGATVFDTVPENCVVFEDSFHGLEAGNRAGMTVIGLATTNPEEQIRDKAKAVIQDFNGFSFEKMKDIMR, encoded by the coding sequence ATGAATTCAACAAAAAGCATTGCAGCTTTATTCGATTTTGACGGGGTGGTGGTAGATACGGAACCTCAGTATAGTATATTCTGGAATGAACAAGGACGGAAATACCATCCTGAGATACCCGAGTTCGGCCGGATGATAAAAGGGCAGACATTGACACAAATTTATAACAAATATTTCGCTGGAATGGAAGACGTTCAGCGTGAAATTACAGAAGATTTGAACAAATTTGAAGAAAATATGTTATTTAATTATATCCCGGGCGTAGAGGGCTTTATGAAGGAGCTGAGAGCCAACGGGGTAAAGATAGCGATAGTCACAAGCTCAAATGAAATGAAGATGAACAACGCATATAAAGCACATCCGGAACTGAAACAAAGTGTGGACCGTATCCTCACAGCCGAAATGTTCACTCGTTCCAAACCAGACCCCGAATGTTTCTTATTAGGAGCCACTGTCTTTGATACCGTGCCCGAGAACTGTGTGGTTTTCGAGGATTCATTTCACGGGCTTGAGGCAGGAAATCGGGCAGGAATGACCGTGATAGGATTGGCTACTACCAACCCTGAAGAGCAGATACGCGATAAGGCAAAGGCTGTTATTCAGGACTTTAATGGATTTAGTTTCGAAAAAATGAAGGATATAATGAGGTAA
- the ettA gene encoding energy-dependent translational throttle protein EttA, protein MADDKKIIFSMVGVSKAFQANKQVLKDIYLSFFYGAKIGIIGLNGSGKSTLMKIIAGLEKSYQGEVVFSPGYSVGYLAQEPHLDNEKTVKEVVMEGVQSIVDTLAEYEEINNKFGLPEYYEDPEKMDALFARQAELQDIIDATDAWNLDSKLERAMDALRCPPEDQPVKNLSGGERRRVALCRLLLQKPDILLLDEPTNHLDAESIDWLEQHLQQYEGTVIAVTHDRYFLDHVAGWILELDRGEGIPWKGNYSSWLEQKTKRMEMEEKVASKRRKTLERELDWVRMAPKARQAKGKARLNSYDKLLNEDVKEKEEKLEIFIPNGPRLGNKVIEAKGVAKAYGDKLLFDNLNFMLPPNGIVGVIGPNGAGKTTLFRLIMGLETVDKGTFEVGETVKLAYVDQQHKDIDPEKSVYQVISGGNELIRLGNRDINARAYLSRFNFSGADQEKLCGMLSGGERNRLHLAMALKEEGNVLLLDEPTNDIDVNTLRALEEGLDDFAGCAVVISHDRWFLDRICTHILAFEGNSEVFFFEGSYSEYEENKMKRLGNEEPKRVRYRKLMED, encoded by the coding sequence ATGGCAGACGACAAAAAGATTATCTTTTCGATGGTAGGCGTAAGCAAAGCCTTCCAGGCGAACAAACAGGTATTGAAAGACATCTACCTATCCTTTTTTTACGGTGCTAAGATCGGTATCATCGGTCTGAACGGTTCAGGTAAGTCAACGCTGATGAAAATCATCGCCGGACTGGAAAAAAGTTATCAGGGAGAAGTGGTGTTCTCGCCGGGCTACTCTGTAGGCTATCTGGCACAGGAACCGCATCTGGATAATGAAAAGACAGTGAAAGAGGTAGTGATGGAAGGTGTGCAGAGCATTGTGGACACTTTGGCGGAATACGAAGAAATAAACAACAAGTTCGGGCTTCCCGAATACTATGAGGACCCAGAGAAGATGGATGCACTCTTTGCCCGTCAGGCTGAGTTGCAAGACATCATTGACGCTACGGACGCATGGAATCTGGACAGCAAACTGGAACGCGCCATGGATGCGTTGCGCTGTCCGCCCGAAGACCAGCCGGTGAAGAACCTCTCGGGAGGTGAGCGCCGCCGTGTGGCCTTGTGCCGCCTGCTGTTGCAGAAGCCGGATATCCTGTTGCTGGACGAGCCTACCAACCACTTGGACGCGGAAAGTATCGACTGGCTGGAACAGCATTTGCAGCAATATGAAGGTACGGTGATTGCCGTAACCCACGACCGTTACTTCCTGGACCACGTAGCCGGATGGATTCTGGAACTGGACCGTGGCGAAGGAATCCCCTGGAAGGGAAATTACTCCAGCTGGCTGGAACAGAAGACCAAACGTATGGAGATGGAAGAGAAAGTGGCAAGCAAACGCCGCAAGACCTTGGAACGCGAGCTGGACTGGGTGCGCATGGCTCCCAAAGCCCGTCAGGCGAAAGGAAAGGCCCGTCTGAACTCTTATGACAAGCTGCTGAACGAGGATGTGAAGGAAAAGGAAGAGAAACTGGAAATCTTTATTCCGAACGGTCCCCGTCTGGGCAACAAGGTGATTGAGGCCAAAGGAGTGGCGAAAGCTTACGGTGACAAGCTGTTGTTCGATAACCTGAATTTCATGCTGCCCCCTAACGGCATTGTCGGCGTAATCGGTCCTAACGGCGCCGGTAAGACTACTTTGTTCCGCTTGATTATGGGACTGGAAACCGTAGATAAAGGTACTTTCGAGGTAGGAGAGACCGTGAAACTGGCATACGTAGACCAGCAGCATAAGGATATTGACCCGGAAAAATCTGTTTATCAGGTAATCAGCGGTGGAAACGAGCTGATCCGTCTGGGCAACAGGGATATCAACGCGCGTGCTTACCTCAGCCGTTTCAATTTCTCGGGAGCCGATCAGGAGAAACTTTGCGGAATGCTTTCGGGTGGTGAGCGCAACCGCCTGCATCTGGCTATGGCACTGAAGGAAGAAGGCAACGTGCTGCTGCTGGACGAGCCTACCAATGATATTGACGTGAACACGCTGCGCGCGCTGGAGGAAGGTCTGGACGATTTTGCAGGTTGTGCGGTGGTGATCAGCCACGACCGTTGGTTCCTGGACCGTATCTGTACCCATATCCTGGCTTTCGAAGGAAACAGCGAGGTATTCTTCTTTGAAGGATCTTATTCGGAATACGAAGAGAACAAGATGAAGCGTCTGGGCAATGAGGAGCCGAAACGGGTGCGCTACCGCAAGCTGATGGAAGACTGA
- a CDS encoding MFS transporter, which translates to MYDDFFFPYEKAKLWTGNMVLLSLSNFLLYASLYMMLPALPLWMVRHWYCSYAEAGAAVAVFGLAMFLPGAFNSYLIDTFKRKSVCLVAMLLFVASSLLYPYVATVGFIALVRAVQGGLFSVITMTTGSTLVIDVTASRRRTDANIAFSWVGRFGMVAGLALGIYIYPYWNFHHVVYTCVALGTLALLLILAVDVPFRAPLRTSWFSLDRFLLPRTLWPALNMMMFSAVFGILIAHIYNELFYICILIGFIISLLLLRYVLSYASGRSEVELGQAAMIGGLLLLAFSNSLMNSYIAGVLLGTGIGTTVSRFFIKMISLPMHCERGTGNNTYQLMWEVGMLSGFLFENMWTESHPDTIYWICIGICVTLLLMYEFFTHPWYYRKMEEKQ; encoded by the coding sequence ATGTATGATGACTTCTTCTTTCCGTATGAGAAAGCAAAACTGTGGACCGGGAATATGGTTCTGCTATCCCTTTCGAACTTTTTGCTTTATGCCTCGCTATACATGATGCTTCCCGCACTGCCTTTATGGATGGTGCGGCACTGGTATTGCAGCTATGCGGAAGCAGGAGCGGCTGTGGCTGTTTTCGGACTGGCCATGTTTCTTCCGGGAGCGTTCAACAGCTATCTTATCGATACGTTCAAGCGTAAAAGTGTTTGTCTGGTCGCGATGCTTCTGTTCGTGGCGTCCAGCCTGCTGTATCCATACGTTGCGACTGTAGGGTTCATAGCCTTGGTCCGGGCTGTCCAGGGGGGGCTGTTCAGTGTCATTACCATGACTACGGGTAGCACGCTGGTGATTGACGTCACCGCCTCACGCCGCCGCACGGATGCGAATATCGCCTTTTCGTGGGTGGGGCGTTTTGGAATGGTGGCAGGTCTTGCGTTGGGAATTTACATTTATCCTTACTGGAATTTTCACCATGTTGTTTATACCTGTGTCGCTTTGGGCACACTGGCTTTGCTTCTGATTCTGGCGGTGGATGTCCCTTTCCGTGCTCCGCTGCGCACCTCATGGTTCTCGTTGGACCGTTTTCTGTTGCCTCGTACTCTGTGGCCGGCACTGAATATGATGATGTTTTCCGCTGTTTTCGGCATTTTGATAGCACACATTTACAATGAGTTGTTTTACATTTGCATCCTGATCGGTTTTATCATCTCCCTGTTGCTTTTGCGTTATGTGCTTTCCTATGCTTCCGGCCGTTCGGAGGTGGAGCTGGGGCAGGCCGCGATGATAGGCGGACTGTTGTTGCTTGCTTTTTCCAACAGCTTGATGAACAGTTATATAGCCGGTGTATTACTGGGCACGGGGATCGGTACTACCGTGTCACGGTTTTTTATAAAGATGATTAGTCTGCCGATGCATTGCGAACGGGGTACGGGAAACAATACTTATCAGCTGATGTGGGAAGTAGGTATGCTGAGTGGTTTTCTGTTTGAGAATATGTGGACCGAAAGTCATCCTGATACTATTTATTGGATATGTATCGGTATCTGTGTCACTCTTTTGCTGATGTATGAGTTCTTTACACATCCGTGGTATTACAGAAAAATGGAGGAAAAACAGTAG
- a CDS encoding carboxypeptidase regulatory-like domain-containing protein, with protein sequence MVKRMRSFFAVVMLVIAAAVNAQVTTSSMSGKVVDQSNEAIIGATIQAIHEPSGTHYGAITNVDGRYSIQGMRAGGPYKVEVSYVGYQSVVYKSINLQLGENYVLDANLKESTELLDEVVITASKSSNMKSDRAGAVTNVDAARMSEVPTVSRSMNDIMRLTPQGANIGSGFSVGGGNYRQSYVTVDGAAFNNAFGIGSNLPAGGSPISLDALEQISVSTTPFDVRQSGFTGGAINAVTKSGTNEFKGTAYMYTSNTHLTGNKVEDYELTRNRDHSTTYGASLGGAIIKNKLFFFVNGEYQDNVQAGPSGIARSGANDEWSTNGIVHRPFENTTTVGDRTFVGMNNISQYLSEKYNYNPGRYQGYSLETPSYKIMGRLDWNINNNNKINFRFTHTHSKYSSSPSSSTTPFKDSIIYPGGVDGSAGKSSSGRTSNTGLYFESSRYMQEQNFTSIASEWNSKWGAINNALRFTYSYQNEPRTYEGGTFPTVDILDQGSLYTSFGPDPFTEGNLRQVKTFVITDEFNFSSGIHNFMGGIQFESNKAVNGFMQAGSGYYVYSSWDDFVNNRAPAAFGITYSNTGDGSQFLANMKYQQLSFYLQDQMNITDNFRLTAGVRFELPIYPELKNNYNKNFAQIDFDGYHYATDQLPSSYQLTASPRIGFNWDLTGERKYVLRGGSGYFIGRLPFVWLVSAVGNANCGQSTYYYNEQKDAKYGQPGFHTSVADMLKDPNLNLPAATDPAAPSGATIIDRDLKMNATWKSSLALDAKLPGDIDFTLEGIFSKEFNPATVTNLGRKFKGEQEIAPGDVRRMFEYSNSNKTDAYYITNAGNSAYYYSLTASLAKTFDFGLHLSASYTRSYAKSYGDGIGDQVNSAYYNNRYSVNGNNDTETGYGTYVSPNRVLASAAYRIKYAKNFASSLSLIYEGMNMGYAGGYSAARYSYTFTGNIVGDYGSNNLLYIPASREALDKWNFADYTDSKTGEVTYSAKEQRDDFWAYINEDSYLKGRKGKYAERGGAIMPWHHQLDLKFNQDFFLNVGGKRNTLQFGVDIKNFLNLLNSDWGIYKTVNNTSLLSYKSGAYQFQKNGGKKLTDTYSNLNSFNSTYSIQFSVRYIFN encoded by the coding sequence ATGGTAAAAAGAATGCGATCTTTTTTTGCGGTGGTTATGTTGGTAATCGCTGCTGCTGTTAACGCCCAGGTCACCACTTCGTCAATGAGTGGTAAGGTGGTTGATCAAAGCAATGAAGCCATTATCGGCGCAACGATTCAGGCTATTCACGAACCGTCCGGCACCCATTATGGGGCCATTACCAATGTGGACGGCCGTTATTCCATCCAGGGCATGCGTGCCGGCGGCCCTTACAAAGTAGAAGTTTCTTATGTAGGTTATCAATCAGTGGTTTACAAGAGCATCAACCTCCAGTTGGGAGAGAATTACGTATTGGATGCGAACTTGAAGGAATCTACCGAATTATTGGATGAAGTGGTGATTACCGCTTCCAAAAGCAGCAACATGAAATCAGACCGCGCCGGAGCGGTAACCAATGTCGATGCGGCCAGAATGTCGGAAGTGCCTACAGTGAGCCGCAGCATGAACGATATCATGCGTCTGACCCCTCAGGGAGCCAATATCGGTAGCGGTTTCTCAGTGGGTGGAGGTAACTACCGCCAGTCTTATGTCACTGTGGACGGAGCCGCTTTCAACAATGCCTTCGGTATCGGCTCGAACTTGCCGGCAGGCGGTTCGCCTATCTCTCTGGATGCTTTGGAACAGATTTCCGTTTCCACCACCCCCTTTGATGTCCGTCAGAGCGGATTTACAGGAGGTGCCATCAACGCCGTGACAAAGAGTGGTACGAATGAGTTCAAAGGTACAGCCTATATGTACACTTCCAATACCCACCTCACCGGAAACAAGGTAGAGGACTATGAACTGACCCGCAACCGTGACCACAGCACCACCTACGGAGCTTCTCTGGGAGGTGCGATCATTAAAAACAAATTGTTCTTCTTCGTGAACGGCGAATATCAGGATAATGTGCAGGCAGGCCCGTCGGGCATAGCGCGTAGCGGCGCCAATGACGAATGGAGCACCAACGGCATTGTGCACCGTCCGTTCGAGAACACCACAACGGTAGGCGACCGTACCTTCGTAGGGATGAACAACATCAGCCAATACCTGTCGGAAAAATACAACTACAATCCGGGACGTTATCAGGGATACTCTCTGGAAACCCCTTCTTACAAGATCATGGGCCGTCTGGACTGGAACATCAACAACAACAATAAGATTAATTTCCGTTTCACCCATACCCATTCCAAGTATTCCTCCAGCCCTTCCTCTTCCACCACCCCGTTTAAAGATTCAATCATTTATCCGGGCGGAGTAGACGGCAGCGCGGGCAAGAGCAGTTCGGGACGTACATCAAACACCGGTCTGTACTTTGAAAGCTCACGCTATATGCAGGAACAGAACTTCACCTCCATCGCTTCCGAATGGAACTCAAAGTGGGGGGCTATCAATAACGCCCTGCGTTTCACTTATTCTTATCAGAACGAACCGCGTACATACGAAGGGGGGACATTCCCTACGGTGGACATCCTTGACCAAGGCTCGCTGTACACCTCATTCGGTCCGGACCCCTTTACAGAAGGGAACTTGCGCCAGGTGAAGACTTTTGTCATTACCGATGAGTTCAATTTCTCCAGCGGTATCCATAACTTTATGGGCGGTATCCAGTTTGAGTCCAATAAGGCAGTGAACGGATTCATGCAGGCGGGAAGCGGTTATTATGTCTATTCCTCCTGGGATGATTTTGTGAACAACAGAGCTCCGGCTGCTTTCGGTATCACGTATTCCAACACCGGGGACGGTTCCCAGTTCCTGGCGAACATGAAGTACCAGCAGCTTTCTTTCTATCTGCAGGACCAGATGAATATCACGGACAACTTCAGACTGACTGCCGGGGTGCGTTTCGAACTGCCCATTTATCCGGAGCTGAAGAACAACTATAACAAAAATTTTGCACAGATTGACTTTGACGGATATCATTACGCCACAGACCAGCTGCCTTCATCCTACCAGCTGACCGCCTCCCCCCGTATCGGTTTCAACTGGGACCTTACAGGCGAGCGTAAGTATGTATTGCGCGGCGGTAGCGGTTACTTCATCGGCCGTCTGCCGTTCGTATGGCTGGTTTCGGCAGTAGGTAATGCCAATTGCGGACAAAGCACTTATTATTATAACGAGCAGAAGGATGCCAAGTACGGACAGCCGGGCTTCCACACCAGCGTGGCCGATATGTTGAAAGATCCTAACTTGAACCTGCCGGCAGCTACTGATCCCGCCGCACCTTCCGGAGCCACCATCATTGACCGCGACCTGAAGATGAACGCCACCTGGAAGTCTTCACTGGCTTTGGATGCAAAACTTCCCGGAGATATTGACTTTACGTTGGAAGGTATTTTCAGCAAAGAGTTCAATCCGGCTACTGTGACCAACCTGGGACGTAAGTTTAAAGGAGAGCAGGAGATAGCTCCGGGTGATGTCCGCAGAATGTTTGAGTACTCCAATTCGAACAAGACGGACGCTTATTATATCACCAATGCGGGAAACAGCGCTTATTATTACTCACTCACCGCCTCACTGGCCAAGACATTTGATTTCGGCCTGCATCTTTCCGCTTCCTACACCCGTTCTTATGCCAAGTCGTATGGCGACGGCATCGGCGACCAGGTGAACTCGGCTTATTACAACAACCGTTACTCTGTCAACGGAAACAATGACACGGAGACCGGCTATGGTACGTATGTATCGCCCAACCGTGTGCTGGCTTCCGCCGCTTACCGTATTAAATACGCCAAGAATTTCGCTTCCTCCTTGTCTTTGATTTATGAGGGTATGAACATGGGCTATGCCGGAGGATATTCCGCCGCCCGTTATTCCTATACATTCACCGGAAACATTGTAGGCGATTACGGCTCAAACAACTTGCTGTACATTCCGGCATCCCGTGAGGCGCTGGATAAGTGGAACTTCGCCGATTATACTGACAGCAAGACGGGTGAGGTGACTTATTCCGCCAAGGAGCAGCGCGATGATTTCTGGGCTTACATTAATGAGGACAGTTACCTGAAAGGCCGTAAAGGCAAGTATGCCGAACGCGGAGGAGCCATCATGCCCTGGCATCATCAGCTGGATTTGAAGTTCAATCAGGATTTCTTCCTCAATGTAGGGGGCAAGCGCAATACCTTGCAGTTCGGAGTGGATATCAAGAACTTCCTGAACTTGCTGAACAGCGACTGGGGAATTTATAAGACGGTGAACAATACTTCCTTGTTGAGTTATAAGAGTGGTGCTTACCAGTTCCAGAAGAACGGAGGAAAGAAACTGACTGATACGTATTCCAATCTGAACAGTTTCAATTCTACGTATTCCATACAGTTCAGTGTCCGTTATATCTTTAACTAA
- a CDS encoding MATE family efflux transporter produces the protein MKENNPHILGTEKVGKLLLEYSIPAIIGMTLTSLYNIIDSVFIGHGVGAMAISGLAISFPLMNLLVAFCTLVGVGGATISSIRLGQKDTDGAEKVLGNVTVLCVINSIFYGGITLLFLDQILFFFGASHDTLPYARDFMQIILIGSPVTYVMIGLNNIMRATGYPRKAMLSSMLTVGCNIILAPVFIFWLGWGIRGAATATILSQFAGMIWVLSHFMQEKSYIRFKKGIFKLRKRIVENIFSIGMSPFLMNVCASAIVIIFNKSLLLYGGDLAIGAYGILNRLLMLFVMVIMGLTMGMQPIVGYNHGAHKFGRVKQTLKYCMIAGGCITSLGFVFSELFPNLVVNMFTDDKELTALARTGLQIGVLMFPFVGIQIVISSFFQSIGKAKISIFLSLSRQLLYLLPCLLLLPHWWGLNGIWLSMPVSDLLAFITACLMLAHHIKKLNKITEV, from the coding sequence ATGAAAGAAAACAACCCGCACATACTGGGTACAGAAAAGGTAGGAAAGCTGCTTTTAGAGTACTCTATCCCTGCTATCATCGGAATGACACTGACGTCACTGTATAATATTATTGATAGCGTATTTATCGGGCACGGTGTGGGGGCCATGGCTATCTCGGGACTGGCTATCTCCTTTCCGCTGATGAACCTGCTGGTGGCATTCTGCACATTGGTCGGAGTGGGTGGGGCTACCATATCGTCCATCCGTCTGGGACAGAAGGATACGGACGGCGCCGAGAAGGTGCTGGGAAACGTAACGGTGCTCTGTGTGATAAATTCTATTTTCTACGGAGGCATCACCTTGCTGTTTCTAGACCAGATTCTGTTCTTCTTCGGGGCAAGCCATGACACGTTGCCATACGCCCGCGACTTTATGCAGATTATATTAATAGGAAGTCCTGTCACCTATGTAATGATCGGGCTGAACAATATCATGCGTGCCACCGGTTATCCCCGAAAAGCGATGCTGTCCTCCATGCTGACAGTGGGGTGCAACATCATTTTGGCTCCTGTCTTTATATTCTGGCTCGGCTGGGGAATCCGCGGAGCAGCCACGGCAACCATCCTTTCACAGTTTGCCGGCATGATATGGGTGCTGAGCCATTTCATGCAGGAAAAAAGTTATATCCGTTTCAAGAAAGGGATATTCAAATTAAGAAAACGGATCGTAGAGAATATTTTCAGTATCGGCATGTCGCCGTTCCTGATGAATGTCTGCGCTTCGGCCATTGTCATTATATTCAACAAGAGCCTGCTGCTCTACGGGGGCGATCTGGCTATCGGAGCATACGGCATATTAAACCGTCTGCTGATGTTGTTTGTAATGGTTATCATGGGACTGACTATGGGGATGCAACCGATTGTGGGCTATAATCATGGGGCACACAAATTCGGCCGGGTGAAGCAGACGTTGAAATATTGCATGATTGCAGGGGGGTGCATCACTTCGCTGGGATTTGTTTTCAGCGAACTTTTCCCTAATTTGGTTGTTAATATGTTTACAGACGATAAAGAACTTACAGCATTGGCACGCACTGGGTTGCAAATCGGAGTCCTGATGTTTCCTTTCGTGGGAATACAAATTGTGATTTCCAGTTTCTTCCAATCTATCGGGAAAGCGAAAATTTCTATCTTCCTCTCCTTGTCCCGCCAACTGTTGTATTTATTGCCCTGCCTGCTGTTGCTGCCTCATTGGTGGGGACTGAACGGCATTTGGCTCAGTATGCCTGTATCCGATCTTTTAGCATTTATCACAGCCTGCCTGATGCTGGCACATCATATTAAAAAATTAAACAAGATCACAGAAGTATGA
- the panB gene encoding 3-methyl-2-oxobutanoate hydroxymethyltransferase, whose amino-acid sequence MAGYISGDTRKVTTHRLVEMKQRGEKISMLTSYDYTTAQIVDGAGIDVILVGDSASNVMAGNVTTLPITLDQMIYHGKSVVRGVKRALVVVDLPFGTYQTSEYEAVTNAIKVMKITHADALKLEGGVEIIDAVKKIIAAGIPIMGHLGLMPQSINKYGTYTVRAKDEEEAEKLLSDAHLLEEAGCFALVLEKIPASLAERVAKELTIPVIGIGAGGAVDGQVLVVSDMLGMTNGFSPRFLRRYADLHTVMTGAIQQYVDDVKKGDFPNEDEQY is encoded by the coding sequence ATGGCAGGATATATTTCAGGCGATACACGCAAAGTAACGACACACCGTTTGGTGGAAATGAAGCAGAGAGGCGAGAAGATTTCTATGCTTACTTCGTATGATTACACGACAGCGCAGATTGTAGACGGCGCAGGCATCGACGTCATACTGGTAGGAGACTCCGCTTCGAATGTCATGGCGGGGAATGTGACCACACTTCCCATCACCCTTGACCAGATGATTTATCACGGGAAATCCGTGGTTCGTGGAGTGAAACGCGCGCTCGTTGTGGTCGATTTGCCTTTCGGTACTTACCAGACTTCCGAGTACGAAGCGGTGACCAATGCGATCAAAGTGATGAAGATCACACATGCCGATGCATTGAAGCTGGAAGGTGGCGTAGAAATCATTGATGCGGTAAAGAAAATCATCGCTGCGGGTATTCCCATCATGGGACATTTGGGACTGATGCCGCAGTCTATCAATAAATACGGAACTTATACTGTACGTGCCAAGGACGAGGAAGAGGCCGAAAAGCTGCTGAGTGACGCGCATCTGCTGGAAGAGGCGGGATGTTTTGCGTTGGTGCTCGAAAAAATCCCCGCATCATTGGCGGAACGTGTGGCCAAGGAACTGACTATCCCCGTTATCGGCATCGGAGCCGGAGGCGCTGTGGACGGACAGGTGCTGGTTGTATCCGACATGCTGGGTATGACCAACGGTTTCAGTCCCCGTTTCCTCCGTCGTTATGCCGATTTGCATACTGTTATGACAGGAGCCATACAGCAATACGTGGATGATGTGAAAAAAGGTGATTTTCCTAACGAAGACGAACAATATTAA